The Periplaneta americana isolate PAMFEO1 chromosome 10, P.americana_PAMFEO1_priV1, whole genome shotgun sequence genome includes a window with the following:
- the LOC138707287 gene encoding LOW QUALITY PROTEIN: NADH-ubiquinone oxidoreductase chain 4-like (The sequence of the model RefSeq protein was modified relative to this genomic sequence to represent the inferred CDS: substituted 5 bases at 5 genomic stop codons), with product MSGLCLVINFIKIVNLCIIIIARESIFRYNYYRNFFLFIVLILIIILYCTFGRLRMFSFYLFFEGSLIPTLFLILGWGYQPERLQAGIYLLFYTLLASLPLLVGIFYIYNFLGLLYIPLLINDFYINNLFYLCIIIAFLVKIPIFLVHLWLPRAHVEAPVSGSIILAGVLLKLGGYGLLRVFVILVNFSVFNYIXISIRLVGGVIVRLICMRQTDLKSLIAYSSVAHIGIAIGGLMTLNYWGFCGSYILIIAHGLCSSGLFCLANISYERLSRRRLLINKGLIGFIPRITMWXFLLRSCNIAAPPSLNLLGEIRLLNSLVGXSXLTIYTLIFLSFFSAAYTSYLYSYSQHGIYYSGIYSCSLGYSREYLLLFLHXFPLNILILNSDVVAF from the exons atgtcag GATTATGTttagtaataaattttattaagatTGTGAAtttgtgtattataattatagcgagagaatctatttttcgttataattattatagaaatttttttttatttattgttcttattttgataattatactttattgtacttttgggagattaagaatgttttcattttatttattttttgagggTAGCCTTATTCCAACCCTTTTTTTGATTTTGGGTTGGGGTTATCAGCCTGAACGACTTCAggctggtatttatttattattttatactttattggcATCATTACCTTTGTTGgttggtatattttatatttataattttttaggtttattatatattcctttattaataaatgatttttatattaataatctattttatttatgtataattatagCATTTTTGGTTAAGATACCTATATTTTTAGTTCATTTATGGTTACCTAGGGCTCATGTAGAAGCACCTGTTTCGGGTTCAATAATTTTGGCTGGTGTACTATTAAAGTTGGGAGGATACGGTTTATTgcgtgtatttgtaattttagttaatttttctgtatttaattatatttgaatttctattagattGGTTGGTGGTGTAATTGTTAGATTAATTTGTATGCGTCAAACAGATTTAAAGTCATTAATTGCTTATTCTTCTGTAGCTCACATAGGAATAGCTATTGGGGGTTTAATGactttaaattattggggattttgTGGatcatacattttaataattgctCATGGTTTATGTTCTTCTGGTTTATTTTGCTTAGCTAATATTTCTTATGAGCGTTTAAGTAGACgaagattattaattaataagggtTTAATAGGATTTATACCAAGAATAACTATGTGGTGATTTTTATTAAGATCTTGTAATATAGCTGCCCCACCTTCATTAAATTTACTTGGTGAAATTAGACTATTAAATAGCTTGGTAGGTTGATCATGATTAACTATATAcactttaatatttttatctttttttagtgctgcttatacttCATATCTTTATTCATATAGTCAGCATGGAATATATTATTCTggtatttattcttgttctttagGTTATTCTCgtgaatatttacttttatttttgcattgatttccattaaatatattgattttgaaTAGTGATGTTGTTGCATTTTGA